The Methanosarcina barkeri str. Wiesmoor DNA segment TACTGATATAAAACAAGGAATTTAAAGTAATGCTGGGGAGTTGAACTCAGGCTTCTTTTATAGCTCTGACAATTTTTTCCACATATTCGGGCTTCACATCCGAAGACCTTGTTTTCTCGATCCCAAGTTCCGTAACCATCAGATATACATCAGCTTTCATTCCGGCTTCATCGAGCTTTTTTGTGGCACAGCGGTCCGTGCAGCCGTCCAGGGCAATAATTTTAAAGCCGTCTGATACTGCATCTTCAACCGCATCAACTCCTTTGTGAGCAGCTGCAGCCCTGTACAGATTAGGCCTCCGGAAAGCAAGAG contains these protein-coding regions:
- a CDS encoding putative zinc-binding protein, giving the protein MESAGTESINSLPGKTDEMKKSSGKRKSTLIFACSGLSNTGKLTMQAASTLAFRRPNLYRAAAAHKGVDAVEDAVSDGFKIIALDGCTDRCATKKLDEAGMKADVYLMVTELGIEKTRSSDVKPEYVEKIVRAIKEA